The proteins below come from a single Nitrospirota bacterium genomic window:
- the tadA gene encoding Flp pilus assembly complex ATPase component TadA — protein sequence MFSREDDLKIGEILVERGIISQSQLDTALKEQKKHIADNQKLGSYLISLGYATEVDIANVLGAQYNLPVMRIEGLRIKPEVTVMISETLAKKYNIMPLFKVGNELTLAVSDPTDILVIDLVAAETRCRVIPVISPPSDISKAINRHYFMKVETESSEKALKLSPTSISRAEIEEIKMSGTDLPIVKIVDRMIIEAVEDNASDIHVEPHEASLSVRFRIDGILRDTGTYPMKMHPGILSRIKILSEMDISEKQKPQDGRIKIKVDKKEIDIRVSSIPTLYGEKAVMRLLNRANVRVSIDALDFSEKNYKTFLELINQPYGIVLVTGPTGSGKTTTLYAALHEISSVEKNIITVEDPIEYQLPIINQMQVNPKKDVTFANALRAILRQDPDVIMIGEIRDPETAAIAAESALTGHLVLSTLHTNDAPSSITRLTDMGVEPFLLAPSLIGIVAQRLMRKICTKCKEAYTPSKNELKASGLDISIEGMKFYKGMGCDNCKHTGYSGRTAIYEILVVDERIRELITQKASVAALREAAAKTGYKDMRFDGIKKVIEGITSVEELLRVTKETK from the coding sequence ATGTTTTCAAGAGAAGACGATCTGAAAATTGGCGAAATCCTCGTGGAAAGGGGGATTATCAGTCAGAGCCAGCTTGATACCGCCCTCAAAGAACAAAAGAAACACATAGCAGACAATCAGAAATTAGGAAGTTATCTTATCTCTCTCGGATATGCTACTGAAGTTGATATTGCCAATGTTCTTGGCGCACAGTACAACCTGCCTGTGATGCGGATTGAAGGCCTTAGAATAAAACCCGAAGTAACTGTCATGATTTCAGAGACCCTGGCAAAGAAATATAATATCATGCCTCTTTTCAAGGTCGGCAATGAACTCACACTTGCCGTATCCGACCCGACTGATATTCTCGTCATAGATCTCGTCGCCGCTGAAACACGATGCAGGGTGATCCCTGTTATATCGCCTCCTTCTGATATCTCAAAAGCGATAAACAGACATTATTTCATGAAAGTTGAGACAGAAAGCAGTGAAAAAGCATTGAAGCTATCTCCGACTTCAATAAGCAGGGCTGAGATAGAAGAAATAAAAATGTCAGGAACCGACCTTCCCATCGTAAAAATTGTTGACAGAATGATAATAGAGGCAGTTGAAGATAATGCAAGCGATATTCATGTAGAGCCGCATGAAGCGAGCCTTTCTGTCAGATTCAGGATTGACGGAATTCTGAGGGACACAGGCACATACCCCATGAAAATGCATCCGGGGATTTTATCCAGGATTAAAATCCTTTCTGAGATGGATATCTCCGAAAAACAGAAGCCGCAGGACGGCAGAATAAAGATTAAAGTAGACAAAAAGGAAATCGACATCAGGGTTTCAAGCATACCAACGCTCTATGGCGAAAAAGCCGTGATGAGGCTGCTGAACAGGGCTAATGTAAGGGTAAGCATTGATGCTCTCGATTTTTCAGAAAAAAATTATAAAACCTTTCTTGAGCTCATAAATCAGCCCTACGGCATAGTGCTCGTTACCGGGCCTACGGGAAGCGGCAAGACAACAACTTTGTATGCCGCGCTTCATGAAATAAGCTCTGTAGAGAAAAACATAATAACCGTTGAAGACCCGATAGAATACCAGCTGCCAATTATAAATCAGATGCAGGTAAATCCGAAAAAAGATGTCACTTTTGCCAATGCCCTGAGGGCAATTCTCAGGCAGGACCCTGATGTCATTATGATCGGAGAGATAAGAGACCCTGAAACAGCGGCGATTGCAGCTGAATCAGCGCTTACCGGACACCTTGTTCTCAGCACTTTGCACACGAATGATGCGCCCAGCTCAATAACCCGTCTCACTGACATGGGGGTTGAGCCGTTCCTGCTTGCGCCGTCTCTTATAGGCATTGTTGCTCAAAGGCTCATGAGAAAGATCTGCACAAAGTGCAAAGAGGCGTACACTCCATCAAAAAATGAATTGAAGGCATCCGGCCTCGACATATCTATTGAAGGAATGAAATTCTATAAGGGAATGGGCTGTGATAATTGCAAGCATACAGGATATTCAGGAAGAACCGCTATCTATGAGATACTGGTTGTGGATGAACGAATAAGAGAACTCATCACCCAGAAAGCCTCTGTTGCCGCGTTGAGGGAAGCGGCGGCAAAGACCGGATACAAAGATATGCGTTTCGACGGCATCAAAAAAGTGATTGAAGGAATAACAAGCGTTGAAGAGCTTCTCAGAGTGACAAAGGAAACAAAATAA
- a CDS encoding molybdopterin-dependent oxidoreductase, with amino-acid sequence MANMIKLTIDGKEIQAPDGMNLIDAAETAGIHIPNLCYLKGMPGIGACRLCLVEIEGSKAPMIACNTKVKEGIVVNTKTDKITETRKFVIDLILSMHPLDCMTCTKAGVCNLQQYAYDFELKESTFTRKKLGFSIDEGNPFIKRDPDYCILCGKCVRVCRHQGTNVLDFMGRGVGAKVITANDKPLQESSCTFCGSCVDACPVNALLEADRWRKGREWEYEKTRSVCLLCGNGCDISVSTKEGRIAKINSGGADGSAEKYICAYGRFGFDCIEAETRVTAPMKKVGNELKETTWEDAINIVADKLKHAGASAGFISTAGIMNEDALVLKQLASAVKSKNLDTTASLYADADSLKNEGADIDSADLIILAGLNPSQWTRVLPALDAAVRRRVNSGAKLIVINSGDTNISAVAALSIKGDEAKILSEIAQGVISKGGKAPKEMVHALASVDPSDDAIKGAELFMAANNPLIFSSPSLYDASANLSLIKGTAVAVPIESNAKGVILMGIEGEGKSYKEMVNDGMSAIYAIGELPLSKRPKTAFLVVQNSHLTELAKQADVVLPSAAFLEASGTMVDYMGRLKCLCKAIEPAGSAKPHREIFMAVSEVLGKTIKEPKDTDIKKALKTKAKVTLKPFKKKEGLDINPQEMIESINASVINGSRLLWLKESEKAMAGV; translated from the coding sequence ATGGCAAACATGATAAAACTTACGATAGACGGCAAGGAGATTCAGGCTCCTGATGGAATGAATCTCATTGATGCCGCTGAGACTGCGGGGATTCATATTCCCAATCTATGCTACTTAAAAGGGATGCCCGGCATCGGAGCTTGCAGGCTCTGCCTTGTAGAGATAGAAGGCTCAAAGGCTCCTATGATAGCCTGCAATACAAAGGTCAAAGAAGGCATAGTTGTAAATACCAAAACAGATAAAATAACGGAAACCAGAAAGTTTGTCATTGACCTTATCCTCTCTATGCATCCACTGGATTGCATGACATGCACAAAGGCAGGCGTCTGCAACCTTCAGCAGTATGCATACGACTTTGAACTTAAGGAATCCACTTTTACAAGAAAGAAATTAGGATTTTCTATAGACGAGGGGAATCCGTTCATAAAGCGCGACCCTGACTACTGTATCCTATGCGGCAAATGCGTCCGTGTATGCAGGCATCAGGGGACCAATGTTCTTGACTTCATGGGCCGCGGCGTAGGCGCAAAGGTAATAACGGCAAACGACAAGCCCCTTCAGGAATCTTCATGCACCTTCTGCGGAAGCTGTGTTGACGCCTGCCCTGTTAATGCCCTGCTTGAAGCTGACAGGTGGAGAAAAGGAAGAGAATGGGAATACGAAAAAACAAGATCTGTATGTCTCTTATGCGGAAACGGCTGCGACATATCAGTAAGCACAAAAGAAGGCAGAATCGCAAAGATAAACTCGGGCGGAGCTGACGGCTCTGCAGAAAAATATATCTGCGCCTACGGCAGGTTTGGATTTGATTGCATAGAAGCAGAGACAAGGGTAACAGCTCCGATGAAAAAAGTCGGGAATGAACTGAAAGAGACAACATGGGAAGACGCAATAAACATAGTTGCAGACAAACTCAAACATGCAGGCGCGTCAGCAGGGTTTATAAGCACCGCAGGAATAATGAATGAGGATGCGCTTGTCCTTAAACAGCTTGCTTCTGCTGTGAAGTCAAAGAATTTAGATACAACGGCAAGTCTCTACGCCGATGCTGATTCTCTGAAAAATGAGGGCGCTGATATTGATTCAGCAGACCTCATAATACTTGCAGGGCTTAATCCCAGTCAATGGACCAGGGTATTGCCCGCGCTTGATGCGGCAGTAAGAAGGAGAGTAAATTCAGGCGCAAAGCTTATTGTGATAAATTCAGGCGATACAAACATATCGGCAGTTGCAGCATTAAGCATCAAAGGCGATGAGGCAAAGATACTCTCCGAGATTGCGCAGGGTGTAATCTCCAAAGGCGGAAAAGCTCCAAAAGAAATGGTTCATGCGCTCGCATCTGTTGATCCTTCAGATGATGCTATAAAAGGCGCAGAGCTATTCATGGCAGCAAATAATCCGCTGATATTCTCCTCCCCTTCCCTCTACGATGCATCTGCAAATCTCTCATTGATAAAAGGGACAGCAGTTGCAGTACCTATAGAGAGCAATGCCAAAGGCGTTATCTTAATGGGAATTGAAGGCGAAGGAAAATCCTACAAAGAAATGGTTAATGACGGAATGAGCGCAATTTATGCAATCGGAGAGCTTCCTCTAAGCAAGAGGCCGAAAACAGCTTTTCTCGTAGTCCAAAACTCTCACCTGACAGAACTCGCAAAGCAGGCTGATGTGGTCCTTCCGTCAGCAGCATTCCTTGAGGCGTCAGGAACAATGGTTGATTATATGGGAAGGCTTAAATGCCTCTGCAAGGCTATTGAGCCGGCAGGAAGCGCAAAACCTCATAGGGAGATTTTCATGGCAGTATCAGAAGTCCTCGGAAAGACAATAAAAGAGCCGAAGGATACGGACATAAAGAAGGCATTAAAGACAAAGGCAAAGGTTACATTGAAGCCTTTTAAGAAAAAAGAAGGCTTGGATATAAATCCTCAGGAAATGATTGAGTCAATCAATGCCTCTGTAATCAACGGCTCAAGGCTTCTCTGGCTCAAAGAGTCTGAAAAGGCAATGGCAGGAGTTTGA
- a CDS encoding 4Fe-4S binding protein encodes MSDVKEKKVEDIKKEAEAKKCPVSKSLYYIEEFLAGPMCGKCFPCEMGVYEAKIRLKNLTEGKGSETDIFAIKRIASDMLESSRCKRGKDTAAFILEWMGTNIFKEHTEGRCPDRECSSLIVYRIIPEKCILCGLCQDACKDDAITGEKKKGYKSGYLPFEIRQKRCTKCGECIKVCPEGAIIVVDVKSKEPVGAR; translated from the coding sequence ATGAGCGACGTAAAAGAAAAAAAGGTTGAAGACATAAAGAAAGAAGCAGAGGCAAAGAAATGCCCTGTAAGTAAGTCCCTTTACTATATAGAGGAATTTCTTGCAGGCCCCATGTGCGGCAAATGCTTTCCTTGCGAGATGGGCGTCTATGAGGCAAAGATACGGCTTAAAAACCTTACGGAAGGCAAAGGCTCTGAGACTGATATCTTTGCCATAAAAAGAATAGCATCTGACATGCTCGAATCTTCAAGATGCAAAAGAGGAAAAGACACAGCAGCATTCATTCTTGAATGGATGGGGACAAATATCTTTAAAGAACATACAGAGGGAAGATGCCCTGACAGGGAATGCTCTTCTTTAATAGTGTACAGGATTATACCGGAGAAATGCATCTTATGCGGATTATGTCAGGATGCTTGCAAAGATGATGCAATCACAGGAGAAAAGAAAAAAGGTTACAAGAGCGGCTATCTTCCATTCGAGATAAGACAGAAAAGATGCACAAAATGCGGTGAATGCATAAAGGTATGCCCTGAAGGCGCGATTATAGTTGTTGACGTGAAGAGCAAAGAACCGGTGGGAGCAAGATGA
- a CDS encoding zinc ribbon domain-containing protein — translation MKCKAENSDRRKFCRECGALIANFCRKCGFHNSFGDKYCGGCGSSMSSAAPLPGGAGENTPSAAGILTSAKYTAEDIKELIDSQPDKKEKKIKKKETAEAGELSQDTLDRMFEKGSD, via the coding sequence TTGAAATGTAAAGCTGAGAACTCAGACAGAAGAAAATTCTGCCGGGAATGCGGCGCATTAATAGCCAATTTCTGCAGGAAGTGCGGTTTTCACAATTCATTTGGAGACAAATACTGCGGAGGCTGCGGCTCATCAATGAGCAGTGCAGCGCCCTTGCCGGGAGGAGCAGGAGAAAACACACCATCAGCAGCGGGGATACTCACGTCGGCAAAATATACAGCAGAAGATATTAAAGAACTGATTGACTCCCAGCCGGACAAGAAAGAGAAAAAAATCAAAAAGAAAGAAACCGCAGAAGCAGGTGAGCTATCTCAGGATACGCTTGACAGGATGTTTGAAAAGGGGAGCGACTGA
- a CDS encoding response regulator yields the protein MSKKILIADDSPQVRKSLREILEKNSYTVVGEASSGTEAIKLCSSLSPDILMLDIIMPQLGGIEALRMLRSMNKELKIIMVSALDSMDRVKECLKAGASHYILKPFEEDKVIEILKKISPE from the coding sequence ATGTCAAAGAAGATATTGATTGCAGACGATTCTCCGCAGGTGCGTAAGTCTCTCAGGGAGATTCTTGAAAAAAATAGCTACACGGTTGTCGGAGAGGCGTCAAGCGGCACAGAGGCCATAAAGCTCTGCAGTTCCCTGTCTCCCGATATCCTCATGCTTGATATCATCATGCCGCAGCTTGGCGGCATAGAAGCCCTGAGAATGCTAAGGTCCATGAATAAGGAACTGAAGATAATAATGGTCAGTGCGCTCGATTCAATGGACAGGGTAAAAGAATGCCTGAAAGCAGGGGCAAGTCATTATATCCTAAAACCTTTTGAGGAAGACAAGGTAATTGAAATCCTGAAGAAAATCAGCCCCGAATAA
- a CDS encoding NAD(P)H-dependent oxidoreductase subunit E → MKAAEFDVNEKIGNVREILTDTQKKRGILIHAFQQIQKEHNYLPEEQLRLLSRKLDIPLSEVYSTASFYKHFYFKPRGKNVVCVCAGTACHVRGSHKVLEKFEEAFGVKEGETTPDLALTLETVGCVGCCGLAPVVTVNEDVVGDLSVKRVEALIKEVKGK, encoded by the coding sequence ATGAAAGCAGCAGAGTTTGATGTCAATGAAAAGATAGGAAATGTCAGGGAAATTCTGACAGATACACAGAAAAAAAGGGGCATTTTAATACATGCATTCCAACAGATACAGAAGGAGCATAACTACCTTCCGGAGGAACAACTGAGATTACTGTCAAGAAAGCTCGATATACCTTTGTCGGAGGTATACAGCACAGCCTCATTCTATAAACACTTCTATTTCAAGCCCCGGGGCAAAAATGTTGTCTGCGTCTGCGCGGGAACAGCCTGCCATGTCAGGGGCTCACATAAAGTGCTCGAAAAATTTGAAGAGGCCTTCGGCGTAAAAGAAGGAGAGACAACGCCTGACCTTGCTCTGACTCTGGAGACAGTCGGATGCGTCGGATGCTGCGGCCTTGCTCCTGTTGTCACGGTCAATGAAGATGTAGTAGGAGATCTGTCTGTTAAAAGGGTTGAGGCCCTGATAAAAGAAGTTAAAGGGAAATAG
- a CDS encoding class I SAM-dependent methyltransferase gives MTEFSKSQWAKAEFAQEYRDSADVYIVERKRLFEILKSFYKHFVAGKSGNNILDLGCGDGIVIHELLKIDDSIVANLIDGSEDMLKKAAERLKGFNNIHILKASLQEILDKQIALQNFNFIVSSLAIHHLSMQEKTALFRTIYSHLDVAGYFLNIDVILSPTETLEHWYLSLWRDWIAERKSVLGIKGNAYDDIIQRYKDNTDNKPDTLDEQLNALKSIGFKDVDCYYKYGIFTMFGGKK, from the coding sequence ATGACAGAATTCAGCAAATCTCAATGGGCAAAAGCAGAGTTCGCACAAGAATACAGGGATAGTGCGGATGTTTATATCGTAGAACGAAAAAGGCTTTTTGAGATTTTGAAGTCTTTTTATAAACATTTTGTCGCCGGCAAATCGGGGAACAATATCCTTGACCTTGGATGTGGTGATGGGATTGTAATCCATGAGCTTTTGAAAATTGATGACTCAATAGTCGCAAACCTTATTGATGGTTCAGAGGATATGCTGAAAAAAGCGGCAGAACGTTTGAAAGGCTTTAATAATATTCATATTTTAAAAGCGAGCTTACAAGAAATTCTGGATAAACAAATTGCACTTCAGAACTTTAATTTTATAGTCTCATCATTGGCAATACATCATTTGTCCATGCAAGAGAAAACAGCCTTATTTAGAACCATCTATTCTCATCTGGATGTTGCAGGGTATTTTCTCAATATTGATGTTATCCTTTCTCCAACAGAAACGCTTGAGCATTGGTATCTTTCGCTATGGAGAGACTGGATTGCAGAAAGAAAAAGTGTTCTGGGAATAAAAGGCAATGCTTATGATGACATTATCCAAAGATATAAAGACAATACGGATAACAAACCAGATACCTTAGATGAACAGCTCAACGCTTTGAAATCTATTGGTTTCAAAGATGTTGATTGCTACTATAAATATGGAATATTTACAATGTTTGGCGGTAAGAAGTAA
- a CDS encoding 4Fe-4S binding protein: MERLKSIDDLKKLSDRLKDETFRPEIPRVRLCSGTACTATGTPKVLSAMEEEAGKRGINLDIVKTGCQGLCQKGPVMKVEPQGLFYQKLKPEHAKAIISYTVLGNIPYRQSLYRDNILSEPIPEMTDVPFYKKQLRIALRNNGLIDPKNIHHYIAVGGYSALGKALGSMTPDRVLNEVDKANLRGRGGAGFPAGKKWKHTKSAQGKTKLVIANGDEGDPGAFMDRSVMEGDPHSLFEGMLLCAYAIGADYGMIYVRHEYPLAVKNLTHAINQAMELGILGKNILGTNFNFTIDIREGAGAFVCGESTALVASVEGERGFPRPRPPRLSERGGGVWGYPSNLNNIETYVCVPPIIEKGADWFMGIGTKNSPGTKVFALTGKVVNTGLVEVPMGITLKEIIYDIGGGVMDGKKFKAVQTGGPSGGCIPERLLDTPVDFDTLAKVGSMMGSGGMVVLDEDNCMVDVAKYFLSFCKSESCGKCPPCRIGTYQMLEILEKITTGKGESGDIEKLTAIGEKVKESALCGLGNSAPNPVLTTIKYFRDEYEEHIHDKYCRAKACSGLGVYSIDHEQCFLCGLCKQACGFDAVKETSRSFFIDQDYCTKCKACYLACPIGAVKIEKQKRKSVSVSG; the protein is encoded by the coding sequence ATGGAAAGATTAAAATCTATAGATGATCTTAAAAAACTCAGTGACCGTCTCAAAGACGAAACCTTCAGGCCTGAGATACCAAGAGTAAGGCTCTGCAGCGGAACAGCTTGCACTGCTACAGGAACTCCCAAGGTGCTCTCTGCAATGGAAGAAGAGGCAGGCAAACGCGGAATTAATCTTGATATTGTAAAGACAGGCTGTCAGGGCCTGTGCCAGAAAGGTCCTGTAATGAAGGTTGAGCCTCAGGGCCTATTCTATCAAAAGCTAAAACCCGAACATGCAAAAGCGATTATAAGTTATACAGTGCTTGGCAATATACCTTACAGACAGAGCCTATATAGGGATAATATCCTAAGCGAGCCCATCCCTGAGATGACTGATGTTCCCTTCTACAAGAAGCAGCTCAGAATCGCCTTAAGGAATAACGGGCTTATAGACCCGAAAAATATACATCACTATATCGCAGTAGGCGGTTATTCGGCTTTGGGAAAAGCCTTGGGCTCAATGACCCCTGACCGGGTGCTGAACGAGGTTGATAAGGCTAACCTCAGAGGAAGGGGCGGCGCAGGATTCCCTGCAGGCAAAAAATGGAAACACACAAAGAGCGCTCAGGGCAAGACAAAGCTCGTGATAGCCAATGGAGACGAAGGCGACCCCGGAGCATTCATGGACAGGTCTGTCATGGAAGGAGACCCTCACAGCCTGTTTGAGGGGATGCTCTTATGCGCGTATGCAATAGGCGCAGATTACGGGATGATATATGTGAGACACGAATATCCTCTGGCAGTTAAAAACCTGACACACGCAATCAATCAGGCAATGGAACTCGGAATTCTCGGCAAAAACATACTCGGCACAAACTTCAACTTTACCATAGACATAAGAGAAGGCGCTGGAGCATTCGTCTGCGGTGAATCAACAGCGCTTGTTGCCTCTGTCGAGGGCGAAAGGGGATTTCCAAGGCCAAGGCCTCCAAGGCTTTCAGAGCGGGGCGGAGGCGTCTGGGGTTATCCGAGCAACTTGAATAACATAGAGACTTATGTCTGTGTTCCTCCAATCATAGAGAAAGGCGCTGACTGGTTCATGGGCATTGGCACAAAGAATTCTCCGGGCACAAAGGTATTTGCGCTAACAGGAAAGGTTGTTAATACAGGCCTGGTTGAAGTTCCTATGGGAATTACTCTTAAAGAAATAATATACGACATCGGCGGCGGAGTCATGGACGGAAAGAAATTCAAGGCTGTGCAGACAGGAGGGCCGTCAGGAGGATGCATACCTGAGCGCCTGCTTGATACGCCTGTTGACTTTGATACGCTCGCAAAGGTTGGTTCCATGATGGGTTCAGGCGGAATGGTTGTTCTGGACGAAGACAACTGCATGGTTGATGTCGCAAAATACTTCCTTTCATTTTGCAAGTCAGAGTCCTGCGGTAAATGCCCTCCATGCAGGATAGGCACATACCAGATGCTCGAGATACTGGAAAAAATTACGACAGGAAAAGGCGAATCAGGAGATATAGAAAAGCTGACAGCGATAGGAGAAAAGGTTAAGGAGAGCGCACTCTGCGGCCTTGGAAACAGCGCGCCTAATCCGGTTCTCACTACAATAAAATATTTCAGGGATGAGTACGAGGAGCATATCCATGACAAATACTGCAGGGCCAAGGCATGCAGCGGGCTTGGTGTTTACAGCATAGACCATGAACAGTGCTTCCTGTGCGGGCTCTGCAAACAGGCGTGTGGATTCGATGCGGTGAAGGAAACATCAAGGTCCTTCTTTATAGATCAGGACTATTGTACGAAGTGCAAGGCGTGTTACCTTGCATGTCCGATTGGCGCGGTGAAGATTGAAAAACAGAAAAGAAAAAGTGTCAGTGTCAGTGGTTAA
- the cooS gene encoding anaerobic carbon-monoxide dehydrogenase catalytic subunit, with the protein MEKVVKSANKEAEQIIEWGESRGIETCFTRAEKLKPCPIGETGACCKVCHMGPCRLAGKNAEEDARGVCGASLPVVAARNLVRMIAGGTACHGNHGRDMVYTLLAVAEGEAKDFQIKDVRKLYRIAGYLDIEFEGRPVNDVAKDVALKLMEDFGRQRGGVVNFTRRAPQKTQERWKKWGIVPRGIDREIVECLDRTTMGMDADADSLLTHGLRTALSNGWGGSMISTDLTDILFGTPMPVKAEASLGIFKEDEVNLVIHGHEPTLAEMIVDVTCESEIVAYAQSKGAKGVNLGGMCCTANEVMMRHGIPTAGGFTNQELGIMTGLIDAMVVDVQCIMPSLTELSKKFHTKVITTSNKVKIPGAVHVEFDEHRAKEIAREIVKMAIDNYPNRKATGSHVTEKFPVIAGFSHEYIEYMQGGKWRASFRPLNDAIIAGRIRGVVGLAGCDNPRVPATGIHKFLATELIKNDVLVLSTGCSSASCGTAGFLTPEMALENAGPGLREVCEAIGIPPILHLGSCVDNTRILTIASAMAAEGGLSDEIGGMPAVGIAPEFITEKAIAIGCYFAASGVPVIFGGESPVAASKEVTRIMTEVWFERFRGALHFEPDPEKILEMALDYIDKAREALKLKKYEPGKFGAERVLMDMAARREIERAAKPHIGIY; encoded by the coding sequence ATGGAAAAGGTTGTAAAAAGCGCCAATAAAGAAGCAGAACAGATCATAGAATGGGGAGAATCCCGCGGGATTGAGACATGTTTTACAAGGGCTGAAAAGCTCAAGCCCTGCCCGATAGGCGAGACAGGCGCATGCTGTAAGGTCTGCCATATGGGGCCGTGCAGGCTCGCAGGAAAAAATGCTGAAGAAGATGCAAGAGGCGTATGCGGCGCAAGCCTTCCGGTAGTTGCGGCGAGGAATCTTGTCAGAATGATTGCGGGAGGGACTGCCTGCCACGGCAATCATGGAAGGGATATGGTCTATACGCTTTTAGCCGTAGCCGAGGGAGAGGCAAAGGACTTTCAGATAAAGGACGTAAGGAAGTTATACAGAATAGCAGGATACCTCGATATCGAATTTGAAGGCAGGCCTGTAAACGATGTGGCAAAAGACGTGGCCCTCAAACTCATGGAGGACTTTGGACGCCAGAGGGGAGGGGTAGTTAATTTTACGAGAAGGGCGCCACAAAAGACACAGGAGAGATGGAAGAAATGGGGCATTGTACCGAGGGGCATTGATAGGGAAATAGTCGAGTGTCTCGACAGGACGACAATGGGCATGGATGCTGATGCGGACTCCCTTCTCACCCATGGCCTGAGGACCGCGCTCTCAAACGGATGGGGCGGCAGCATGATATCCACAGATTTGACCGATATACTTTTCGGGACGCCCATGCCGGTAAAGGCAGAGGCAAGCCTTGGCATATTCAAGGAAGACGAGGTAAATCTGGTTATTCACGGCCATGAACCTACCCTTGCTGAGATGATAGTTGATGTAACTTGCGAATCTGAGATAGTTGCGTATGCACAGTCCAAAGGAGCAAAAGGAGTGAATCTCGGAGGAATGTGCTGTACGGCAAATGAAGTAATGATGCGCCATGGCATTCCAACAGCCGGAGGTTTCACCAATCAGGAACTCGGTATTATGACAGGGCTCATTGACGCGATGGTTGTGGACGTGCAGTGCATCATGCCTTCCCTTACAGAACTTTCAAAGAAGTTTCATACAAAGGTGATAACGACATCCAACAAGGTCAAGATTCCCGGGGCAGTTCATGTTGAGTTCGATGAGCACAGGGCCAAGGAAATCGCACGCGAGATAGTAAAGATGGCGATAGATAATTACCCGAACAGAAAGGCAACAGGAAGCCATGTTACTGAAAAATTCCCTGTTATAGCCGGATTTTCACACGAATACATAGAATATATGCAGGGCGGAAAATGGAGGGCGTCTTTCAGGCCTCTGAATGACGCGATAATAGCAGGAAGAATTCGCGGAGTCGTAGGTCTGGCAGGATGCGACAATCCGAGAGTTCCTGCAACGGGCATTCACAAATTCCTTGCTACAGAACTGATAAAGAATGACGTGCTCGTTCTTTCAACAGGCTGCAGCTCTGCTTCCTGCGGCACTGCAGGATTTCTCACTCCGGAAATGGCGCTCGAAAACGCAGGGCCGGGCCTCAGGGAAGTATGCGAGGCTATAGGAATTCCTCCAATATTGCATTTAGGATCCTGTGTTGACAATACAAGGATTCTTACAATAGCAAGCGCTATGGCTGCAGAAGGCGGCCTATCTGATGAAATCGGAGGAATGCCTGCAGTCGGCATCGCGCCTGAATTCATAACCGAAAAGGCGATTGCCATAGGCTGCTATTTTGCAGCATCAGGCGTGCCTGTAATATTCGGCGGTGAATCACCTGTTGCAGCAAGCAAGGAAGTTACAAGGATAATGACAGAGGTCTGGTTCGAGAGGTTCAGGGGAGCGCTCCATTTCGAACCCGATCCTGAAAAGATACTTGAGATGGCACTCGATTACATAGACAAGGCGAGAGAGGCGCTTAAGCTCAAGAAGTACGAGCCGGGGAAATTCGGCGCAGAAAGAGTGCTTATGGATATGGCAGCAAGGCGTGAGATTGAAAGAGCGGCTAAACCGCATATTGGAATATATTAA